The following coding sequences are from one Diabrotica virgifera virgifera chromosome 2, PGI_DIABVI_V3a window:
- the LOC126880240 gene encoding uncharacterized protein LOC126880240 isoform X2, whose translation MRSTARHSRYDPENNTAQQCLDTLKQKLSVYSGRLRRYKVSNNRKCDNALFENSEKAFYRKLNSTVESVDKSYPSQEEIHEFWGNQLSTPAAFNNNAGWIEDTTHNCHHYITANYEPFTTEEVSNVIKELHNWKSPGPDGVQNFWLKKFWSIHESLSTLINHVISNPQELPSFLTQGTTYLIPKDQNNTQDPSKYRPITCLPTLYKLVTSCVTRRIYQHCALNNIIEPQQKGCSKGSMGCKEQLIIDSAISNQAFTKKGTFLLLLLTIKRPLIQYRMNG comes from the coding sequence atgcggagcactgcaagacactcgagatacgatccagaaaataacacagcccaacagtgtctggatacattaaaacaaaaactctccgtctattcaggacgattaagaaggtataaagttagcaacaaccgaaaatgtgacaatgcactttttgagaactctgagaaggcgttctaccgaaaactcaattccaccgtagaaagtgtcgacaagtcttacccaagccaagaagaaattcatgagttttggggaaatcaactttccacaccagctgcttttaacaacaatgctggctggatagaagatacgacgcacaactgtcaccactacatcactgctaactacgaaccattcacgactgaagaagtctcaaatgtcatcaaagaacttcacaactggaaatctcctggaccagatggagttcagaacttctggcttaaaaagttttggagtattcatgagtccttatcaacattaattaatcatgttatttctaatccacaggaattaccatcatttctaactcagggaactacttatttaatacccaaggatcaaaataacactcaagatccatccaagtaccgcccaattacttgtcttccaactttgtataaattggtcacatcctgtgtaacccggcgtatctaccaacactgtgctctaaacaatatcatagagcctcaacagaaaggatgctctaagggttccatgggttgcaaagaacagcttatcatcgactcagccatttctaaccaggcattcactaaaaaaggaacctttttactgcttttattgactataaaaaggcctttgattcagtaccgcatgaatggctaa
- the LOC126880240 gene encoding uncharacterized protein LOC126880240 isoform X1, translating into MHTHENGINNLCLGSLPGDRQGTSGAGAGRDSMRDVGGRVLRRRAPVIQSVTAQPQPQPQASQTTTRAPPAEGAALDHQPALTQAGRPRQRMKWTVSINENILRFYYKVTNLGQETIGYRQQLYAEFCRTYPDIQVSEQRVSDQYRVIIRNSLISEARRNTIRSEVEREIQNDVVIEDQVPVEVHEQIPELAIQETQPDNTKQENNELCDNLVSEMARAVQEFNGTNPLSRPPLPRINSCKKLGALLQIVNTEVLPNYVAEAHTLEYLHMLIYSAATAIANVMGVKIRTRRGTNNERTGHRIAPWEKRLLGKI; encoded by the coding sequence atgcacacccatgagaatgggattaataatttatgtttaggatcgctgcctggggatcgtcagggcacgtctggagccggcgctggacgtgacagcatgcgggacgtcggtggcagggtgttgaggaggcgggcccctgtcatacaatcagttacagcccaaccacaaccacaaccacaagcgagccaaacaacaacaagagctccacccgccgaaggtgctgcgctggatcatcagccggcgctcactcaagcgggacgaccgaggcagcgcatgaaatggactgtgtccattaatgaaaacattttgcgcttctactataaggtgacaaacctcggtcaagaaacaatcggctaccgacaacagctgtatgccgaattttgcaggacatacccagatattcaagtatcggagcaacgagtatcagaccaataccgggtaattataagaaacagcCTTATCTCAGAGGCTAGACGCAataccatcagaagcgaagtcgaacgggagattcagaacgatgttgtaattgaagatcaagtccctgttgaagttcatgagcagattcctgagcttgccatacaagaaactcaacctgacaatacaaagcaggaaaacaacgagttatgtgacaacctagtaagcgaaatggcacgtgcggtacaggagtttaatggaacaaacccactgagcagaccaccgctaccacgaataaactcttgtaagaaactaggtgcgctgttacaaattgtgaacactgaagtcctacctaATTATGTCgcagaagcccacacattagaatatttgcacatgctaatctactctgcagcaacagcaattgctaatgtaatgggcgttaagatcagaacacgacggggtactaataacgaaagaactggtcacagaattgcaccttgggaaaaaagactgctcggaaagatttaA